The DNA region TCACCGTCGGCGGCAAGGCCATCAAGGTGTTCGAGGAGCGCGACCCCGCCAAGCTGCCGTGGGGCGAGCTGGGTGTGGACATCGTCATCGAGTCGACCGGACGTTTCACCAACGCCGAGGACGCGGCCAAGCACATCGGCGGCGGAGCCAAGAAGGTCATCATCTCGGCTCCCGGGACCGGTGTCGACGGCACGTTCGTCGTGGGCGTGAACGAGGACGGCTACGACCCGGCCAACCACCATGTCATCTCGAACGCCTCGTGCACCACGAACTGCCTCGCACCCCTGGCCAAGGTGTTCAACGACACCTTCGGCATCCAGCGCGGCTTCATGATGACCGCTCACGCCTACACCGCCGACCAGAACCTGCAGGACGGTCCGCACAAGGACCTGCGTCGCGCTCGCGCCGCGGCGATCAACATCGTCCCCGCCTCGACGGGCGCCGCCAAGGCCATCGGCCTGGTCCTGCCGGAGCTCAACGGGAAGCTCAGCGGCTCGTCGTACCGGGTGCCGGTGCCCACCGGCTCGATCGTCGACCTGACGATCGTCGCGGACCGCGACGATCTGACCGTCGACGAGGTCAACGCCGCATACCGCGCCGCCGCCACCGAGGGGCGTCTGGAGGGCATCCTGGAGTACAACGAGGATCCGATCGTCTCCAGCGACATCCAGCAGAACCCGCACTCGTCCGTGTTCGACGCCGCGCTGACCAA from Microbacterium soli includes:
- the gap gene encoding type I glyceraldehyde-3-phosphate dehydrogenase produces the protein MSVKIGINGFGRIGRNFLRAALAQHADLEIVAVNDLTDNAALAHLLKYDSVGGPLGAAVSHEGDIITVGGKAIKVFEERDPAKLPWGELGVDIVIESTGRFTNAEDAAKHIGGGAKKVIISAPGTGVDGTFVVGVNEDGYDPANHHVISNASCTTNCLAPLAKVFNDTFGIQRGFMMTAHAYTADQNLQDGPHKDLRRARAAAINIVPASTGAAKAIGLVLPELNGKLSGSSYRVPVPTGSIVDLTIVADRDDLTVDEVNAAYRAAATEGRLEGILEYNEDPIVSSDIQQNPHSSVFDAALTNVSGNLVKVSSWYDNEWGYSNRLVDLTEYVAERL